The following proteins come from a genomic window of Theileria equi strain WA chromosome 2 map unlocalized gcontig_1105316255037, whole genome shotgun sequence:
- a CDS encoding ubiquitin-conjugating enzyme family member protein (encoded by transcript BEWA_039770A) — MYFIINITPKEGIWKDIAVKFSCSIPSGYPHDRPRIKCISEIVHPNILGVNAEKCQGAVCLNILREDWRPIYTINTAIVGLLNLLLEPQNEEPLDKIAADLFIKDPQLLRLENMKF, encoded by the coding sequence ATGTATTTTATCATAAACATAACCCCAAAAGAAGGGATTTGGAAGGATATTGCGGTTAAATTCTCATGCAGCATACCATCCGGATATCCGCATGATCGGCCCAGAATCAAATGCATCAGCGAAATTGTTCATCCAAACATTTTGGGTGTAAATGCTGAAAAGTGCCAAGGAGCCGTATGTCTCAATATTTTAAGGGAGGATTGGCGGCCAATTTACACAATAAACACCGCCATTGTGGGACTTTTAAATCTCTTGTTGGAACCACAAAATGAAGAACCACTGGACAAAATCGCCGCGGATTTGTTCATTAAAGATCCGCAACTACTTAGACTCGAAAATATGAAATTTTAA
- a CDS encoding conserved hypothetical protein (encoded by transcript BEWA_039760A), producing MQNSNGDPTLLGTIPLDHIAQRKDEIVRVLEKRTLDLLAFTYSYSPENAKEINKTLEEDLDNLLFNVHKKLAYQRLYGDGKNEQQLEKLVEEVEGCHARFMKVKEANPDAENVAIIHIFGIMELEKRVKQSLNELEVAKKAYDDLQNNCKRLLENSVHLRKMLSNLKEQSREIFFKHVRIASLIDEVCRYEGKYMKDALADKVHMACLSQAASELPVDSWFTRICKYQEALEEIKNEALKSQSTLEKPLNPEQEKYVHDEITKNGSLIHQLSKGAQALKESINEHSVSS from the exons ATGCAAAACTCCAACGGAGATCCTACGCTTCTGG GCACAATCCCGTTGGATCACATTGCACAGAGGAAGGATGAAATCGTAAGGGTTTTGGAAAAAAGGACACTCGACCTCTTGGCCTTCACGTACTCTTATAGCCCTGAAAATGCAAAGGAAATAAACAAGACGTTAGAGGAGGACTTGGATAACCTCCTCTTCAATGTGCATAAAAAACTTGCTTATCAGAGGCTCTATGgagatggaaaaaatgaGCAACAGCTGGAAAAGTTGGTTGAAGAAGTAGAAGGCTGTCATGCTCGTTTCATGAAGGTGAAGGAAGCCAATCCAGATGCCGAAAATGTGGCAATTATACACATATTTGGAATCATGGAACTAGAAAAGAGGGTGAAGCAATCACTGAATGAATTGGAAGTTGCAAAAAAGGCATACGATGACCTTCAAAACAACTGTAAGAGATTGCTAGAAAATTCGGTTCACTTGAGGAAAATGCTCTCAAATTTGAAGGAACAGAGTAGGGAGATTTTCTTTAAGCACGTTAGGATTGCATCTTTAATCgatg AGGTTTGCCGATATGAGGGCAAATACATGAAAGATGCACTAGCAGACAAGGTCCATATGGCATGTTTATCGCAGGCGGCGTCAGAGTTACCCGTGGATTCGTGGTTCACAAGGATTTGTAAGTACCAAGAGGCACTTGAAGAGATAAAAAATGAAGCACTAAAATCACAGTCGACACTTGAAAAACCTCTCAATCCCGAACAGGAAAAATATGTGCATGATGAAATCACAAAGAATGGTAGTCTTATACACCAACTGTCAAAGGGAGCACAAGCACTAAAAGAATCCATAAATGAACATAGTGTCTCCAGCTAA
- a CDS encoding conserved hypothetical protein (encoded by transcript BEWA_039740A) translates to MCEDNSLIYENLTSKGLIVKDGMHYGADFSVYEGKPNECHSHCLVFAKHTDDVIPAKSLVRWTRTSAFVNKKAVVAFVNCSERTVRYASIERQKLD, encoded by the exons ATGTGTGAAGACAACTCGTTGATTTACGAGAATTTAACGAGCAAGGGCCTAATTGTTAAGGATGGTATGCACTATGGAGCTGATTTTAGCGTTTATGAAG GAAAGCCGAATGAATGTCACAGCCACTGTCTAGTCTTTGCCAAGCATACGGATGATGTGATTCCTGCCAAGTCTCTGGTTAGGTGGACCAGGACTTCAGCATTTGTGAACAAAAAG GCTGTTGTTGCGTTTGTTAACTGCTCTGAAAGGACAGTAAGGTACGCGTCCATAGAAAGGCAAAAGTTGGATTGA
- a CDS encoding conserved hypothetical protein (encoded by transcript BEWA_039780A), protein MNVLGVLHLVLFVRYCVATLTDSRVEGENGGTKTTAKSTRELVVPITLDLAEVNTNSVDVPATTVQDGISTTYYYPKGKFYFEKIVDGGRTVWESTEKKCSPAYTISKGDVTFLALLLKEGENTDLIYYEKKNLGWKLVEKTKSENIIEELKRQPEQPAVKTIDLDLSDVDSTAFSVEESEEDKVPIKKYAVKTDHYLNEINYGDSELWKSDSPDKHCTLATVYFEEENPMLLSLTLNQGFVYLQNKDGRWVGVSKDGYDTALAKMKRLASLPKVRTVELDIADIDGNVFTVEEEALEGVPLKTVTPKDGVLITSVMDGEKEVWKGADKEHGLQVVVCYDGESPASVVVNFVKVDGKNVLKYHNKQGDKWEMVKKEDHEKLLEEFKASEDNKDKESSENLPSPGLVLDIGQPDSTNYQSFDYNKDGIPTRFIVPKDNAITSVKEGSLEVWKASGRNDTCAFVTLRLSDGKPAIAQLTKNTNGHPMVTLLKKDGKWNLVNDYTNELSKLRRTTESVENFTLDISATSSTDKCTIFDTKLYGVPVRFYVPKVGFHATKLSFGGTELWTNTSSKSNGKTASNKRIFLLIAGLSNGELNIIHVFTRGQSNGSELLYYGFKDGKWENISKDEYSKKFEELKK, encoded by the coding sequence ATGAATGTTTTAGGGGTTTTACATCTGGTTCTATTCGTTAGATATTGCGTAGCTACCTTAACAGACTCGCGGGTTGAAGGAGAAAATGGAGGAACGAAAACAACCGCTAAATCCACCAGAGAACTCGTAGTTCCAATTACCCTAGATTTGGCTGAGGTGAATACAAACTCGGTTGATGTTCCAGCTACTACTGTGCAAGATGGCATAAGTACAACCTACTACTACCCAAAGGGAAAGTtttattttgaaaagataGTGGATGGAGGCAGAACTGTATGGGAGTCTACTGAAAAGAAGTGTTCTCCAGCATATACTATCTCAAAGGGTGATGTAACATTTCTTGCTTTACTACTCAAGGAGGGTGAGAATACAGATTTAATATACTAcgaaaagaagaatctagGGTGGAAGCTTGTCGAGAAGACAAAGagtgaaaatataatagaGGAACTAAAGAGGCAGCCTGAGCAACCAGCTGTAAAAACCATCGACTTGGATCTTTCAGATGTTGATTCTACAGCATTCTctgtagaagaatctgaggaGGATAAGGTTCCTATCAAAAAATATGCCGTTAAAACTGATCATTACTTGAATGAGATAAACTATGGAGATTCTGAACTTTGGAAATCCGATTCTCCGGACAAACATTGTACACTTGCTACGGTATACtttgaggaagagaatccTATGTTGCTATCCCTAACACTTAACCAAGGATTTGTTTATCTGCAAAATAAAGACGGTAGATGGGTTGGTGTTTCTAAGGATGGCTACGATACCGCTCTGGCTAAGATGAAGAGACTGGCTTCCTTACCCAAAGTCAGGACTGTCGAATTAGATATCGCTGATATAGACGGCAATGTCTTTACGGTTGAGGAGGAAGCCTTAGAAGGAGTACCTCTAAAGACAGTGACTCCCAAGGATGGTGTCCTCATAACTTctgttatggatggagagaaggaaGTCTGGAAGGGTGCAGATAAGGAGCATGGTCTGCAAGTAGTAGTCTGctatgatggagaatccCCTGCATCAGTAGttgtaaactttgtaaaggttgatggaaagaatgttttgaaatatcataATAAGCAGGGTGATAAGTGggagatggtaaagaaagAAGACCATGAAAAGTTGCTGGAGGAGTTCAAGGCTTCAGAAGAtaataaagataaagaatcCTCAGAGAACCTTCCTTCTCCTGGGTTGGTTCTTGACATTGGCCAACCAGATTCCACAAACTACCAGTCCTTTGACTATAACAAGGATGGAATTCCTACGAGATTCATTGTGCCAAAGGATAACGCAATAACGTCAGTCAAGGAAGGTTCTTTAGAAGTATGGAAAGCTTCTGGAAGGAATGATACATGTGCATTTGTAACTCTTCGTCTGAGTGATGGCAAACCCGCGATTGCACAACTAACTAAAAATACCAATGGACATCCAATGGTTACACTTTTAaagaaagatggtaaatggaatCTAGTAAATGACTATACTAATGAGCTTTCTAAGCTGAGGAGAACTACAGAGTCTGTAGAAAACTTTACTCTCGATATTTCTGCTACTAGTAGTACTGACAAGTGTACCATCTTTGATACCAAACTTTATGGAGTCCCAGTTCGTTTTTACGTTCCAAAAGTTGGTTTTCATGCTACAAAATTGTCCTTTGGAGGAACTGAGCTCTGGACAAATACCTCTTCTAAGTCGAATGGTAAAACGGCATCTAATAAGAGAATCTTCCTTTTAATAGCCGGGTTGAGTAATGGAGAATTGAATATCATTCATGTATTCACAAGGGGTCAAAGCAATGGCTCTGAGTTGTTATATTACGGatttaaagatggaaagtggGAGAATATCAgtaaggatgaatatagCAAGAAGTTTGAGGAGTTGAAGAAATAG
- a CDS encoding XRN 5'-3' exonuclease family protein (encoded by transcript BEWA_039750A), producing MSVRELQLKIGNKCGENGDRKCNCDNTGEFDAEKLETQTKGFIRVTHRHKNGDKFTLHNKLQGGGQIGAQGKSIEKVTEVSVYYWTAIPSNPILIEIKDGSGTHTYYGKSEDSGNNDWNDQLQDESLDKIIDGQNCKHNGAVTLDLTEDTSKTHADGDSKDVIKVVSDNQNAYCCAYHESGGRGKVTVTKETVKGGKVQTGSGEITFYKHEIDPDLKLAGIYYKDDSGKRKSIKIPDLGGSTNKSVKIYTSYNGNNPKIIYIEKIGPPDVKSWYQKDESSHNWVKLQNITKDPNNIGKYTEELKQLQEALNGTPGSPKGPTGEKGEGERNLEGTQGGSSDGDDGESGDDSEGGAGGESGPPGNKSESGGKDGREGSTTDDVRGGQSGSGGEGPSGQAGSQPAVPPEPPKPPARSVGAGILAGYGLYSIISGVFGGSGAVCGVPRLYSWMIENFYGMRKPLKSSDLENGVDYFYVDMNALIHSATHGNIYPVVTIEDQQRMKRITAALLNTFKLVKPRKVMYIAVDGVCPSAKINQQRTRRFRLCKVIDKVKSILEPEEDTESEEDSEEPKPLTPENYVLRKSKIDGYDNISFNPNYISPGTDFMTRLDNEIKNWIALQTHLGTWGDCYVVYSGTNVPGEGEHKIYDLIRKVTTLDRKTRLESHLVYGLDADLMILSLITKMSKMYILREEKDSTPHVLAKIKPDPYYAKDTGLVHFHSKDYIGLKSDNFEVLSMRKLRAGMYNRCVNYVNTKFKPKDSAFLTKKGTPARLTDDFALLSFFAGNDFLPHLPNVDLKDSSFTDLINTYYSLLPKFNGFLTHGLKIHTRRLQSLMKAISPNEAKYFKIKAEVESVPEFADSSGYAKFYYEEKCGIDYNDKRAIRKMCEDYIEGLFWNLSYYHSGCPSWDWCYKYHYAPLASDLARVSSISVTFYKGNPITPLEHLLAVTPPSGNELLPPRYRFVIFHSACSLFRLLSEPKGELCEYFPEDFEICQDGKEHEWEYTVKLPFLNTRKLSKIARSVNDELEYRTLYRFVLYYLFSALFFTVTQTS from the exons atgagtgtCAGAGAACTACAGCTCAAGATAGGAAACAAATGTGGAGAGAATGGAGACAGAAAATGTAATTGTGATAATACTGGCGAATTTGATGCTGAGAAGTTAGAGACTCAAACAAAAGGCTTCATTAGAGTTACTCACCGAcataagaatggagataaatTTACTCTACATAATAAACTACAAGGTGGAGGTCAAATAGGAGCGCAAGGAAAATCCATAGAGAAGGTCACCGAGGTCtctgtttactactggactgCCATTCCTAGTAACCCTATTTTAATTGAAATTAAGGATGGTAGTGGTACACATACCTATTATGGCAAGAGTGAGGATAGTGGTAATAACGATTGGAATGATCAACTCCAAGACGAATCCCTTGATAAAATAATAGATGGCCAAAATTGCAAGCATAATGGTGCTGTCACCTTAGATCTTACAGAGGACACCTCTAAGACTCATGCTGATGGTGACTCTAAGGATGTTATCAAGGTTGTATCCGATAATCAGAACGCATACTGTTGCGCTTACCATGAGAGTGGTGGCAGAGGAAAGGTAACTGTTACTAAGGAGACTGTTAAGGGAGGAAAAGTTCAAACTGGCTCCGGAGAGATTACAttctacaaacatgagatCGATCCTGATCTGAAACTTGCTGGTATCTACTACAAGGATGATTCTGGTAAAagaaagagtataaagattCCTGACCTTGGAGGTTCCACAAACAAGTCAGTAAAGATCTACACCTCCTACAACGGAAATAATCCAAAAATAATATATATAGAAAAGATTGGACCACCTGACGTTAAAAGTTGGTATCAAAAGGATGAATCCAGTCATAATTGGGTAAAGCTTCAGAACATAACAAAGGATCCAAATAACATCGGAAAATATACTGAAGAACTTAAACAGCTTCAAGAGGCACTAAATGGTACTCCTGGGTCTCCTAAAGGACCTACTGGTGAAAAGGGTGAAGGTGAAAGGAATCTAGAAGGTACTCAAGGCGGAAGCTCTGATGGTGATGATGGCgaatctggagatgataGTGAAGGTGGTGCTGGAGGAGAATCTGGCCCTCCTGGTAATAAAAGTGAAAGTGGTGGTAAAGATGGTCGAGAAGGATCTACAACTGATGATGTTAGAGGTGGTCAATCTGGAAGCGGTGGAGAAGGTCCTTCTGGTCAGGCTGGTAGTCAACCTGCTGTTCCTCCTGAACCTCCTAAACCTCCTGCAAGATCTGTTGGAGCTGGAATTCTCGCTGGCTATGGCCTATACAGTATCATATCTGGCGTTTTTGGTGGAAGTGGCGCA GTATGCGGAGTTCCAAGGCTTTACAGTTGGATGATAGAGAATTTTTATGGAATGAGGAAGCCTCTGAAATCTTCTGATTTGGAGAATGGAGTAGATTACTTTTATGTAGATATGAATGCACTTATTCATTCCGCTACACATGGAAATATATATCCAGTGGTTACGATTGAAGATCAacagaggatgaagagaATAACAGCTGCGTTGTTAAATACATTTAAACTCGTAAAACCTAGAAAGGTGATGTATATCGCTGTTGATGGTGTATGCCCTTCTGCAAAGATAAACCAACAGAGAACCAGAAGATTTCGTCTTTGTAAAGTTATAGATAAGGTTAAATCTATACTTGAACCTGAAGAAGACACTgaatctgaggaagacTCCGAGGAACCTAAGCCCTTAACACCGGAGAATTATGTACTAAGAAAGTCAAAAATAGACGGATATGATAATATTTCATTTAATCCAAACTACATTTCCCCTGGGACTGATTTTATGACAAGACTAGATAACGAGATTAAGAATTGGATTGCCTTGCAAACACACCTGGGAACTTGGGGAGATTGTTATGTTGTCTACAGCGGTACCAATGTGCCTGGAGAAGGAGAACATAAGATTTATGACTTAATAAGAAAGGTAACAACATTAGATCGCAAAACAAGACTCGAATCTCACTTAGTTTATGGTTTGGATGCAGATTTAATGATATTATCTCTGattacaaaaatgtcaaaaatgtacattttacGGGAAGAAAAGGATTCTACACCTCATGTTCTTGCAAAGATTAAACCAGATCCGTATTATGCTAAAGATACTGGGCTAGTCCACTTCCATTCTAAAGACTATATTGGCCTAAAATCTGATAATTTTGAAGTTCTTTCAATGAGAAAGCTTAGAGCG GGAATGTATAATCGCTGTGTTAACTATGTAAACACAAAATTTAAACCGAAGGATAGCGCATTTCTAACTAAAAAGGGAACTCCAGCTAGACTAACAGACGATTTTGCCCTTCTCTCCTTCTTTGCAG GAAATGATTTTTTGCCTCATTTACCCAACGTGGATCTCAAAGACAGCAGCTTTACTGATTTAATCAATACCTATTACTCTTTACTACCAAAATTTAATGGGTTTTTGACACATGGTTTGAAAATACATACAAGGAGGCTCCAATCCCTGATGAAG GCGATCTCACCAAATGAGGCAAAATACTTCAAGATAAAGGCAGAAGTAGAAAGCGTTCCAGAGTTTGCCGATTCTAGTGGGTATGCAAAGTTTTATTACGAAGAAAAATGTGGTATTGATTACAATGACAAAAGAGCTATAAGGAAAATGTGTGAGGATTATATAGAGGGATTATTTTGGAATCTGAGTTACTATCATTCTGGGTGTCCAAGCTGGGATTGGTGTTACAAGTATCATTATGCCCCGCTAGCATCTGATTTGGCAAGAGTATCGTCTATATCCGTAACGTTTTACAAGGGAAATCCGATTACCCCTCTTGAGCATTTACTGGCAGTTACTCCACCGAGTGGAAACGAGTTGTTACCCCCAAGATATAGGTTTGTCATTTTTCActctgcatgcagtttATTCAGATTACTATCCGAACCAAAGGGAGAACTCTGCGAGTACTTCCCGGAAgattttgaaatttgtCAAGATGGAAAGGAGCATGAATGGGAGTATACTGTAAAGCTCCCATTTTTAAACACACGAAAGCTCTCTAAAATCGCAAGGAGTGTAAACGATGAATTAGAGTATCGCACCCTTTACAGGTTTGTCTTGTACTATCTATTTAGCGCATTATTTTTCACGGTTACACAAACTTCTTAG